The genomic DNA CGTATCCCCATCTGCCTGCAGGTAGAGCCCGGCAAAGGTGGTGTTGGCCCACACGCCCTCCAGCACAAAGGCCGCGATCAGCACTCGCTTCAGCCACTTACCCATGCTCGCCTCAACCTCCCTCCGAGTTCATTCACCCGAGCCCGACGGCGAGGGTCCGCTCTTCGAGCGCATCACGGCGGCTGCTTTCTCAAACGTCTCGGCGTCCTCAGCCCGACCACTGTCCCTCAGGGCCCGTGCGAGGTTGCTCGCGAAGTCGTCGTACCCGAGCGCCACAGCTCCGGTCTGGTACGTGTTGGCAGCGTCTGCGCTGCGCCCCAGTCGCCGGAGCGCTCGTGCGAGGACTCCATGCAGGAGCGGCGAGTGGGGACGGCGTTCCAGTCCCACCTGACACTGAACGACGGCCTCGGGCACGCTCCCGACGTCGAGCGCGAGCGACGCAAGTCGGTACCGGTACTCTGCCTCACCGCGCTGCTTGTTCACGACGTCCCGGAGGATCGCAAGGGCCTCGTTCTTTCGGCCCAGCTTCACCAGGCACCGCGCCACGTTCACACGGGGGCGCTGAACGAAGGGGAGCAGGTGCGTCGTCACCTGGTAGACCCGCAGTGCCCGAACTGTCCGGCCGTCCCTGAAGGCCTGATCCCCAACCGACTGCAGGTACAGCGCAGCAAGGATCGTGTTGACGCAGAGGACCTCCAGCACAAGGACCACGACCAACACTCGCTTCAGCCACTTACCCATGCTCGCCTCAGCCTCTTTCCGGATCGAGCGGGACATGACGCGACTCCCGTGCCGAACTGCTCACGGCTTCGGCTGTCTGTCTTTGCGGTCTGTCCACGCGGGACGCCCTTGCCCCTTCTTCAAGGCAAGCAGCATACCCGAGACCGCCCAGGCCAGCGCAGCGACGATGATGTGGATCTGCCACACCAGGGCCTCGCCGGCGCAGTACTTGCGCCATCCCAGCACGGTGAAGACTCCCAGGCCAACCCAGGACAGCAGGGACCACCATATGTATCTGGGCTTCCATCTGACAGAAAGCCCGCCAACGATCATGCAGACGCCGGTCGCATACGCCGCGTCGTGGTAGTTCTGCCAGTCGAGGGCGTACTGCAACTTGTGCGGGTTCGTCGATGCGAAGGTGATGGCGGCGAACAGCCCAAACCACCCAAT from Armatimonadia bacterium includes the following:
- a CDS encoding tetratricopeptide repeat protein, which gives rise to MSRSIRKEAEASMGKWLKRVLVVVLVLEVLCVNTILAALYLQSVGDQAFRDGRTVRALRVYQVTTHLLPFVQRPRVNVARCLVKLGRKNEALAILRDVVNKQRGEAEYRYRLASLALDVGSVPEAVVQCQVGLERRPHSPLLHGVLARALRRLGRSADAANTYQTGAVALGYDDFASNLARALRDSGRAEDAETFEKAAAVMRSKSGPSPSGSGE